One stretch of Arachis duranensis cultivar V14167 chromosome 1, aradu.V14167.gnm2.J7QH, whole genome shotgun sequence DNA includes these proteins:
- the LOC107490898 gene encoding uncharacterized protein LOC107490898: MPLYAKFMKELLTKKRSLKEGQTVMMTRECSAIIQKKLPKKKKDPRSFHIPCTIGNMMIERAFCDLGASINLMPLSLMRKLQIHELKPTEIALQMADKSIQQALGVVENVLVKVDKFFLPVDFVILDIEEDDNTSIILGRPILATARALIDVEKGELMLRVHDEHIVFHVFKNLQDSTQEEECMKIDSIDPNLKEAPDEALPSSCWKENEEVEVLQQAQRIEEKLQSKSAFKIHSKDRPKIETPKPGLSPGKEESPKKKMPREWRNKKISTEDFSPGDKVMLTYQPIETSPHFSGYYTVNKILSLEHVEIIKNDTGRKLTVRGEGLRHYDNHPP, encoded by the coding sequence ATGCCCCtatatgctaagttcatgaaggaaTTGTTGACAAAGAAAAGATCCTTGAAAGAGGGACAAACGGTTATGATGACCAGGGAGTGTAGTGCCATCATCCAGAAAAAGTtgccaaagaagaagaaagacccAAGGAGCTTTCACATCCCCTGCACAATAGGCAACATGATGATTGAGAGAGCATTTTGTGAtcttggtgcaagcataaatctgatgCCTCTATCTTTGATGAGGAAGCTTCAGATTCATGAATTGAAACCTACAGAGATAGCCCTTCAAATGGCGGATAAATCTATTCAGCAAGCACTCGGGGTTGTAGAGAATGTATTAGTAAAGGTGGACAAATTTTTCCTCCCAGTTGACTTTGTCATCCTAGACATAGAGGAAGATGACAACACTTCCATTATTCTAGGAAGGCCCATTTTAGCTACTGCCAGGGCATTGATAGATGTCGAAAAAGGAGAATTAATGCTAAGGGTGCATGATGAGCATATAGTGTTCCATGTGTTCAAGAATTTGCAAGACTCTACCCAAGAGGAAGAGTGTATGAAGATTGATTCCATAGATCCAAACTTGAAAGAGGCACCCGATGAGGCACTTCCAAGCTCATGctggaaagaaaatgaagaagtggAAGTGCTGCAACAAGCTCAAAGAATAGAGGAGAAACTGCAATCAAAGTCAGCATTTAAGATTCATAGCAAGGACCGTCCAAAAATTGAGACCCCAAAACCTGGACTATCTCCTGGAAAAGAAGAGAGTCCCAAGAAGAAAATGCCAAGAGaatggagaaacaagaaaatctcCACTGAAGACTTctcaccaggggataaagtgaTGCTAACTTACCAACCAATAGAGACATCTCCACACTTTTCTGGATACTACACAGTGAACAAAATCCTCTCACTTGAACATgtggaaatcatcaagaatgaTACTGGAAGGAAGCTCACGGTGAGAGGGGAAGGATTAAGGCACTATGATAATCATCCGCCCTAA